In the Apteryx mantelli isolate bAptMan1 chromosome 1, bAptMan1.hap1, whole genome shotgun sequence genome, one interval contains:
- the ACOD1 gene encoding cis-aconitate decarboxylase yields the protein MWAKTVTGNFANVIHGLNANHLTDQVIQRSKRMILDTLGVGLLGTSTEICHKVIQYSKIYSSDISSTTWGHLDFRLPPLYAAFVNGVAVHSMDFDDTWHPATHPSGAVLPAVIALTEAFSQKKKISGLDLLLAFNVGIEVQGRLLHFSSEARNIPKRFHPPTVVGTMGSAAACAKLLALDQLKCKNALAIAASYAGAPLANAATQTKPLHVGNAAKHGLEAACLALLGVQGNGQILDMESGMGAFYTDYNPQTLPTLQSYPWLLDQQDVAIKRFPAHLGTHWVADAASSVRRKLIEHNNLFPLDKIEKVIVKVPEVRYVNRPTPNSEHEARHSFQFVACSALLDGSMSVQSFASENIHRPALRELLCKTHLQHPPDNKPSFENLYCEVSVTLQDGYTFSDRCDTFYGHWRKPLRKEDLEKKFQSNASRVLSAEATEGILETVYNLEKVEDSSVLSTFLSGQSATALSEKLHLL from the exons ATGTGGGCAAAG aCAGTTACGGGAAATTTTGCCAATGTGATTCATGGTTTGAATGCAAACCATTTGACAGACCAAGTCATTCAGAGAAGCAAGCGAATGATTCTGGATACTCTTGGAGTTGGACTTCTGGGTACCAGCACTGAGATCTGCCACAAAGTGATACAGTACAGCAAA ATCTACAGCTCAGATATATCCAGTACCACCTGGGGCCACTTGGATTTCCGACTTCCTCCTCTGTATGCAGCTTTTGTGAATGGAGTGGCT GTGCACTCAATGGATTTTGATGACACATGGCACCCGGCTACACACCCGTCTGGGGCTGTGCTTCCTGCTGTGATTGCACTCACAGAGGccttttctcagaagaaaaaaatctctggcCTCGATCTGCTCTTAGCTTTCAACGTGGGAATTGAAGTGCAAGGCAGGTTGCTACACTTTTCCAGCGAAGCCAGGAACATTCCAAAAAG GTTTCACCCACCAACTGTGGTTGGTACAATGGGGAGTGCAGCAGCCTGTGCTAAACTGCTAGCTCTTGACCAGCTGAAATGCAAAAACGCCTTGGCTATCGCTGCCTCATATGCAGGTGCCCCACTGGCTAACGCAGCAACCCAAACGAAGCCCCTCCACGTTGGCAATGCAGCGAAACATGGTCTGGAAGCAGCTTGCTTAGCATTATTGGGTGTTCAAGGAAATGGACAGATCTTGGACATGGAGTCAGGGATGGGTGCCTTTTATACAGATTACAACCCGCAGACCCTGCCAACCTTACAGTCATACCCCTGGCTGTTGGACCAACAAGACGTTGCCATCAAACGCTTTCCTGCTCACCTTGGAACACACTGGGTGGCTGATGCAGCGTCTTCTGTTAGGAGGAAGCTCATAGAGCACAACAACTTGTTCCCTCTTGACAAAATTGAGAAAGTCATTGTCAAAGTCCCAGAGGTCAGATACGTGAACAGACCTACCCCTAACTCAGAACACGAAGCTCGACACTCCTTCCAGTTTGTTGCATGCTCTGCTTTGCTGGATGGCAGCATGTCGGTTCAGTCCTTTGCCAGTGAGAACATTCATAGACCAGCCTTACGGGAGCTTCTCTGCAAAACACACCTACAGCATCCTCCTGATAACAAGCCCAGCTTTGAGAATCTCTATTGTGAAGTGAGTGTTACGCTTCAGGATGGCTACACATTCAGTGATCGCTGCGATACATTCTATGGGCACTGGAGGAAACCTCTGAGAAAAGAGGACTTGGAGAAAAAATTCCAATCCAATGCCTCCAGAGTCCTCTCTGCAGAAGCCACAGAAGGCATTCTAGAGACTGTGTATAATCTGGAAAAAGTAGAGGACTCTTCTGTATTAAGTACATTTTTATCAGGACAGTCAGCTAcagcactttcagagaaactgcaCTTACTTTGA